In Serratia liquefaciens ATCC 27592, the genomic stretch GGAAGGCCTGGGGCCGATGCTGTTTCCACAGGCCTGGCGTAAAATGATACTGGCGATGACCCAGTTGCCTGACTCTACCTTACGGCGGTTTGGCGGCGGAATAGTGGTTGCGGGCTGTGTGATCTACTACATGTTGCGTAGTCGCACGGGGGTTTAAAGGTTAGCCTAAAAAATACGCAACTCAACGCTAAAAGTGCTGAAACTCACGAATTACGGTGGTAGAATCCATTTTTAAGCAACCGGTGATTTTTAAAATGGGTAAGAACGTCGTCGTACTGGGCACTCAATGGGGTGACGAAGGTAAGGGCAAGGTCGTAGACCTGCTGACCGAACGGGCTCAATATGTAGTGCGCTATCAAGGTGGTCACAACGCTGGCCATACTCTGGTAATTAACGGTGAAAAAACCGTCCTTCATTTAATTCCTTCAGGCATTCTGCGTGAAAACGTGACCAGCATCATCGGCAACGGTGTAGTTCTGGCGCCAGACGCGTTGATGAAAGAAATGGGTGAACTCGAAGCGCGCGGCATCCCGGTACGCGAACGTCTGTTACTGTCCGAAGCCTGTCCGCTGATCCTGCCTTACCATGTTGCGTTGGATAACGCGCGTGAGAAAGCACGTGGCGCGAAAGCTATCGGTACCACCGGTCGCGGTATCGGCCCGGCTTACGAAGATAAAGTAGCTCGTCGCGGTCTGCGCGTCAGCGACCTGTTCAACAAAGAAACCTTCGCCGTTAAGCTGAAGGAAATTGTTGATTATCATAACTTCCAGTTGGTTAATTACTACAAAGTCGAAGCCGTTGATTACCAGGCGACTCTGGATTACGTGCTGTCTATCGCCGACATCCTGACTGCAATGGTTGTTGACGTTTCTGAACTGTTGGACGGCGCGCGCAAGCGTGGCGACCTGATCATGTTCGAAGGCGCACAGGGCACCCTGCTGGATATCGACCACGGTACCTATCCGTACGTAACCTCTTCCAATACCACTGCTGGCGGCGTTGCTACCGGTTCAGGTATTGGTCCGCGTTACGTGGATTACGTGCTGGGCATCGTGAAAGCCTACTCCACCCGCGTGGGTGCAG encodes the following:
- a CDS encoding DUF2065 domain-containing protein: MNSTIWLALGLVLVLEGLGPMLFPQAWRKMILAMTQLPDSTLRRFGGGIVVAGCVIYYMLRSRTGV
- a CDS encoding adenylosuccinate synthase, giving the protein MGKNVVVLGTQWGDEGKGKVVDLLTERAQYVVRYQGGHNAGHTLVINGEKTVLHLIPSGILRENVTSIIGNGVVLAPDALMKEMGELEARGIPVRERLLLSEACPLILPYHVALDNAREKARGAKAIGTTGRGIGPAYEDKVARRGLRVSDLFNKETFAVKLKEIVDYHNFQLVNYYKVEAVDYQATLDYVLSIADILTAMVVDVSELLDGARKRGDLIMFEGAQGTLLDIDHGTYPYVTSSNTTAGGVATGSGIGPRYVDYVLGIVKAYSTRVGAGPFPTELFDETGEYLCKQGNEFGATTGRRRRTGWLDAVAVRRAVQINSLSGFCLTKLDVLDGLKEVKICVGYRMPDGREMTTTPLAAEGWEGIEPIYESMPGWSDTTFGVKEHSKLPQAALDYIKRIEELTGVPVDIISTGPDRSETMILRDPFDA